A genomic stretch from Lathyrus oleraceus cultivar Zhongwan6 chromosome 2, CAAS_Psat_ZW6_1.0, whole genome shotgun sequence includes:
- the LOC127121173 gene encoding transcription factor MYB1 → MENKRGVRKGAWTYEEDKLLKACINKYGEGKWHLVSQRAGLNRCRKSCRLRWLNYLSPEINRESFSEDEVDMILRLHKLLGNRWTLIAGRLPGRTANDVKNYWHTHLRRKMVPEKLEEKEEKEKPKETMKTHEVIKPQPRTLSSHSHWLNEKNNIMVKPIGTVSTKEVTAAKDRDDKETMVTNQIGRDCVDAMWWDSLLNLGEQECGEKEGSCSLFQENVILELPKVDDFFWDSKLCDIGSLWDL, encoded by the exons ATGGAGAATAAAAGAGGTGTGAGAAAAGGTGCATGGACATACGAGGAAGACAAGCTACTCAAGGCTTGCATTAACAAGTATGGTGAAGGAAAATGGCATTTAGTTTCTCAAAGAGCAG GATTGAATAGGTGCCGAAAAAGTTGTAGATTAAGGTGGTTAAATTATTTAAGCCCCGAGATCAACAGAGAAAGCTTTAGTGAAGATGAAGTTGATATGATCCTAAGATTGCACAAACTCCTAGGGAATAG ATGGACATTGATTGCTGGAAGGCTTCCAGGTAGAACAGCTAATGATGTGAAGAATTATTGGCACACACACTTGCGCAGGAAAATGGTTCCCGAAAAATTagaagaaaaggaagaaaaagagaaaCCAAAGGAAACCATGAAAACTCATGAAGTTATTAAACCTCAACCTAGAACTCTTTCATCTCATTCACATTGGTTGAATGAGAAAAATAATATTATGGTGAAACCAATAGGGACGGTTTCGACTAAAGAGGTTACTGCTGCGAAAGATCGTGATGACAAAGAGACTATGGTGACAAATCAAATTGGTAGAGATTGTGTTGATGCAATGTGGTGGGATAGTCTGTTGAACTTGGGGGAGCAAGAATGTGGTGAGAAAGAGGGATCATGCTCTTTATTTCAAGAAAACGTGATTCTAGAGTTGCCAAAAGTGGATGACTTCTTTTGGGATTCCAAGCTTTGTGATATCGGTTCTCTTTGGGATCTTTAG